From Diospyros lotus cultivar Yz01 chromosome 4, ASM1463336v1, whole genome shotgun sequence, a single genomic window includes:
- the LOC127800642 gene encoding protein TIC 22, chloroplastic isoform X2, producing MESPKPFSLGSPNSLLSLCSFIHQHCHRLGAELATRLAATWPRPTPAEKRCRLPALPFASVSHREARQGRHTFDIALNSDYVAKTLTGTSVYTVSNSNNEFVLISDPNSLKSIGLLCFRQEDAEAFLAQVQLRKRELRSKARVVPITLDQVYMLKVEGIAFRFLPDPVQIKNALELKASDTKRGFDGVPVFQSDLLVVKKRNRRYCPIYFRKVCLTNGGRYRKRTFNSLKSKGTRGFSTYHGGKSGRCS from the exons ATGGAGTCACCAAAGCCCTTCTCGCTAGGGTCCCCTAACTCACTCCTCTCTCTATGCTCCTTCATTCACCAACACTGTCACCGGCTCGGCGCCGAGCTCGCCACCCGACTCGCTGCCACCTGGCCCAGGCCGACGCCTGCGGAGAAGCGCTGCCGTCTACCTGCTTTGCCTTTCGCCTCTGTCTCGCATCGCGAGGCTCGGCAGGGCAGGCATACCTTCGACATCGCTTTGAACTCCGACTACGTTGCCAAGACTCTCACCGGAACGTCGGTTTACACCGTCAGCAACTCCAACAATGAGTTCGTCCTCATCTCCGACCCCAATAGCCTCAAATCTATCGGGTTGCTTTGCTTTCGCCAGGAAGACGCCGAAGCCTTTCTCGCTCAA GTTCAGTTGCGGAAGAGGGAATTGAGAAGCAAGGCTAGAGTTGTTCCCATTACACTTGACCAG GTTTACATGTTGAAGGTTGAAGGAATTGCATTCCGATTCTTGCCTGATCCTGTCCAAATAAAGAATGCATTAGAG CTAAAAGCTTCAGATACCAAAAGGGGATTTGATGGAGTTCCTGTTTTCCAG TCGGACCTTCTGGTggtgaagaaaagaaatagacggTACTGCCCAATATATTTCCGAAAGGTTTGTTTGACAAATGGAG GAAGATATAGAAAAAGAACTTTCAACAGTCTCAAGAGCAAGGGGACCAGGGGCTTCTCAACATATCATG GTGGGAAGTCTGGAAGATGTTCTTAG
- the LOC127800642 gene encoding protein TIC 22, chloroplastic isoform X1 — translation MESPKPFSLGSPNSLLSLCSFIHQHCHRLGAELATRLAATWPRPTPAEKRCRLPALPFASVSHREARQGRHTFDIALNSDYVAKTLTGTSVYTVSNSNNEFVLISDPNSLKSIGLLCFRQEDAEAFLAQVQLRKRELRSKARVVPITLDQVYMLKVEGIAFRFLPDPVQIKNALELKASDTKRGFDGVPVFQSDLLVVKKRNRRYCPIYFRKEDIEKELSTVSRARGPGASQHIMVGSLEDVLRKMEMSEKNSGWDDLIFIPPGKSHSQHIREVANA, via the exons ATGGAGTCACCAAAGCCCTTCTCGCTAGGGTCCCCTAACTCACTCCTCTCTCTATGCTCCTTCATTCACCAACACTGTCACCGGCTCGGCGCCGAGCTCGCCACCCGACTCGCTGCCACCTGGCCCAGGCCGACGCCTGCGGAGAAGCGCTGCCGTCTACCTGCTTTGCCTTTCGCCTCTGTCTCGCATCGCGAGGCTCGGCAGGGCAGGCATACCTTCGACATCGCTTTGAACTCCGACTACGTTGCCAAGACTCTCACCGGAACGTCGGTTTACACCGTCAGCAACTCCAACAATGAGTTCGTCCTCATCTCCGACCCCAATAGCCTCAAATCTATCGGGTTGCTTTGCTTTCGCCAGGAAGACGCCGAAGCCTTTCTCGCTCAA GTTCAGTTGCGGAAGAGGGAATTGAGAAGCAAGGCTAGAGTTGTTCCCATTACACTTGACCAG GTTTACATGTTGAAGGTTGAAGGAATTGCATTCCGATTCTTGCCTGATCCTGTCCAAATAAAGAATGCATTAGAG CTAAAAGCTTCAGATACCAAAAGGGGATTTGATGGAGTTCCTGTTTTCCAG TCGGACCTTCTGGTggtgaagaaaagaaatagacggTACTGCCCAATATATTTCCGAAAG GAAGATATAGAAAAAGAACTTTCAACAGTCTCAAGAGCAAGGGGACCAGGGGCTTCTCAACATATCATG GTGGGAAGTCTGGAAGATGTTCTTAGAAAAATGGAG ATGAGCGAGAAGAACTCTGGCTGggatgatttaatttttattccacCCGGTAAAAGCCATTCTCAGCACATTCGAGAAGTGGCAAATGCATGA